From the Maioricimonas rarisocia genome, one window contains:
- a CDS encoding DnaJ family domain-containing protein codes for MTMSKDRKPAGESWESFADRRIREASEQGEFDKLPGLGQPIPGIDEPLDENWWVRQKLRNEGLSVVPPTIEARRKREQALEKVPSLGSEQAVRRLLEKVNETIREAQFSAAAGPAKGVHPVDIEQVVQQWREQRAEPQQP; via the coding sequence ATGACCATGTCAAAAGATCGCAAACCTGCAGGTGAAAGCTGGGAATCGTTCGCCGACCGCCGCATTCGCGAAGCGAGCGAACAGGGAGAGTTCGACAAGCTTCCGGGACTCGGCCAGCCGATCCCCGGAATTGACGAACCGCTCGACGAAAACTGGTGGGTGCGGCAGAAACTGCGCAACGAAGGACTCTCGGTGGTGCCCCCCACCATCGAAGCCCGGCGAAAACGGGAGCAGGCTCTCGAGAAAGTGCCTTCGCTCGGCAGTGAACAGGCGGTGCGACGACTGCTCGAAAAGGTGAACGAGACGATCCGCGAGGCGCAGTTCTCGGCCGCGGCCGGCCCTGCGAAGGGTGTGCACCCGGTCGATATCGAGCAGGTGGTGCAGCAGTGGCGGGAGCAGAGAGCAGAGCCTCAGCAGCCGTAA
- a CDS encoding YncE family protein — translation MNLRSMLSRLIALLLGLSLFLTAASPGAADHTRAENVQRRLYVATPGIRNYLEYGGHGLLVFDIDDGHRFIKRIPTGGVNEDGKPLNVKGICASAETGRIYISTIRTLQCLDIVSEKLLWERTYEGGCDRMSLSPDGKVIYQPSFEKDHWHVLDAMTGDVLAKIVPKSRAHNTVYGPDGRECYLAGLASPLLTVADTSTHTAARTVGPFSASIRPFTVNGSQTLCFVCVNGLLGFEIGDLRTGEKLHRIVVDGYQRGPVKRHGCPSHGIGMTPDESEIWVCDAHNQRMHIFDATVLPPKQVESIKVRDEPGWITFSIDGTLAWPSSGDVIDVESRKIIATLTDEEGRAVGSEKLLEIDFVDGKPVRAGDQFGIGQIRERK, via the coding sequence ATGAATCTGCGCTCGATGCTCTCCCGCTTGATTGCCCTCCTGCTTGGCCTGTCGCTGTTTCTCACCGCAGCCTCGCCTGGCGCTGCCGACCACACCCGGGCGGAAAATGTGCAGCGACGCCTGTACGTGGCGACGCCCGGCATCCGCAACTATCTCGAGTACGGAGGCCATGGACTGCTGGTCTTCGACATCGACGACGGGCACCGTTTCATCAAGCGGATTCCGACCGGCGGCGTCAATGAGGACGGCAAGCCGCTCAACGTGAAGGGGATCTGCGCCAGTGCAGAGACCGGCCGGATCTACATCAGCACGATTCGCACGCTGCAGTGCCTGGATATCGTCAGCGAGAAACTCCTCTGGGAGCGGACGTACGAAGGGGGCTGCGACCGCATGTCCCTCTCTCCCGACGGCAAGGTGATCTACCAGCCGTCGTTCGAGAAGGATCACTGGCACGTGCTCGACGCGATGACCGGCGACGTCCTCGCGAAGATCGTCCCGAAGTCGCGGGCCCACAATACCGTTTACGGCCCCGATGGACGCGAATGCTATCTGGCCGGCCTGGCCTCGCCACTGCTGACCGTCGCCGACACCTCGACGCATACGGCCGCTCGCACCGTTGGGCCGTTCAGTGCCAGCATCCGCCCGTTTACGGTCAACGGCAGTCAGACGCTCTGCTTCGTCTGCGTCAACGGTCTGCTTGGCTTCGAGATCGGCGACCTCCGGACCGGCGAAAAGCTGCACCGCATTGTGGTGGACGGGTATCAGCGGGGACCGGTCAAACGGCATGGCTGTCCGAGTCACGGCATCGGCATGACGCCGGACGAATCGGAGATCTGGGTCTGCGATGCCCACAACCAGCGGATGCACATCTTCGACGCGACCGTGCTGCCGCCGAAGCAGGTTGAAAGCATCAAGGTCCGGGACGAACCGGGGTGGATCACGTTCAGCATCGACGGCACGCTGGCCTGGCCGTCGAGCGGAGATGTGATCGACGTGGAGAGCCGCAAGATCATCGCAACGCTGACCGACGAAGAGGGCCGGGCGGTCGGGAGTGAGAAGCTGCTCGAGATCGATTTCGTGGACGGCAAGCCGGTTCGGGCCGGAGATCAGTTCGGCATCGGTCAGATTCGCGAGCGGAAGTGA
- the fbaA gene encoding class II fructose-bisphosphate aldolase, translating to MPVATPQQYAAMLDAAQEGSYAYPAINITSLVTLNAALKGLADKKSDGIIQLSTGGGKFASGLNVGDNVLGAVVLAEAAHRLAERYDIFVALHTDHCPPDAVDSFLKPLIAETTRRREAGQGNLFQSHMLDASNLPLEENMALSKELLKLCAENEIILEVEAGVVGGEEDGAAGAGMEHVPDDKLYTTPEDMLYVYEQLNGIGRYMFAATFGNVHGHYKPGAVRLRPDILQSGQQAVMEKYGKEAEFDLVFHGGSGTPREELEATLDFGVVKMNIDTDTQYAFTRPIVDHILKNYDGVLKIEGEVGNKKVYDPRSYLKKAEAGVAERLGRAADDLHSSGNTIYGKV from the coding sequence ATGCCCGTAGCGACACCACAACAGTATGCGGCGATGCTCGATGCCGCTCAGGAAGGCTCCTATGCCTATCCCGCCATCAACATCACCTCGCTGGTGACGCTCAACGCCGCCCTGAAGGGGCTGGCGGACAAGAAGTCGGACGGCATCATCCAGCTTTCCACGGGTGGTGGAAAGTTCGCGTCCGGCCTGAACGTCGGCGACAACGTGCTGGGGGCGGTCGTCCTGGCCGAAGCCGCCCACCGGCTCGCCGAACGGTACGACATCTTCGTCGCTCTGCACACCGACCACTGTCCACCGGACGCCGTCGACAGCTTCCTCAAGCCGCTGATCGCCGAAACGACCCGCCGCCGCGAAGCCGGTCAGGGGAACCTGTTCCAGTCGCACATGCTCGACGCGTCGAATCTTCCGCTGGAAGAAAACATGGCGCTGTCGAAGGAATTGCTCAAGCTGTGCGCCGAGAACGAAATCATTCTCGAAGTCGAAGCGGGTGTCGTCGGCGGTGAAGAAGACGGTGCCGCCGGAGCCGGCATGGAGCACGTCCCCGACGACAAGCTCTACACCACGCCGGAAGACATGCTGTACGTCTACGAGCAGCTCAACGGCATCGGCCGGTACATGTTTGCCGCGACCTTCGGCAATGTGCACGGTCACTACAAGCCGGGTGCGGTTCGGCTTCGTCCCGACATTCTCCAGAGCGGTCAGCAGGCTGTCATGGAGAAGTACGGCAAGGAAGCCGAATTCGATCTCGTCTTCCACGGTGGTTCGGGCACGCCCCGCGAAGAACTCGAGGCGACCCTCGACTTCGGCGTCGTGAAGATGAACATCGACACCGACACCCAGTACGCCTTCACCCGCCCGATCGTCGATCACATCCTGAAGAACTACGACGGCGTGCTGAAGATCGAAGGCGAAGTCGGCAACAAGAAGGTCTACGACCCGCGGAGCTACCTCAAGAAGGCCGAAGCCGGTGTCGCCGAGCGACTCGGCCGGGCAGCCGACGACCTCCACTCGAGCGGTAACACGATCTACGGCAAGGTCTGA
- a CDS encoding carboxylesterase family protein, whose protein sequence is MPVLTRQWCGPLVMLAATAILSSTLPAGEVRMKSGFVLRGTPVEMAGLNPTTERQNNRGPIAQTPLWMVDDGVRRFFVGYRQVERPVDRGGQLLQYETFELEHVARSRDMTPASIGAFVSKTEFDEFGRRVVTLATERGPVHIHQGITRLRPDYVKVESTSHRWEYGLDTPTLPADVLGKMLDQASDVTNHRDRKARVVFFLQAEMYRQAREEVAAVRRDFPEDAAWADETDRRIVQFVALRAMNELQRRQDAGQHATAYQFAKSQFPIERVGPEAHDAAREIVAEYEQALSRRERILFLLGMLEVDASDELVPRLRAMRAAVRDELHYENLERLDPFLRAEDDETLSAEQKLALAYSGWLLGSANALVDLKEAVRLWDARFLVLEYLRTNDPSRRNTLHSDLKALEGVSIERIAALVDNLPLPLEAPPLDPGAISTIDVPTKVGETPIRYSIQLPPEYSPQHRYPLLIVMHAEGRTPNYEVAWWGGTADQPGWAQRRGYIVIAPHYAEEKQGKYDYNVAVHTQVLESLRDVRKRFRIDSDRVFLAGHGMGADACFDIGFSHPHVFAGVVPINGFSDRYANYYFENGPDLSWYVVNGERDRNALEENARELNHMMRHGVDVVYCEYKSRGYETYFEELERIFDWMGLHRRATFVREWEAEILRHADADMYWIAPHDLPDKLREPIIWDQPRRRIRAMQMEGKATVGNAVYIRHPGRGTTIWLAPELVDFDERVKVSVNGRVKFTGYLQPSIEALLDDLRVRGDREQLYWARLEY, encoded by the coding sequence ATGCCGGTTTTGACGCGGCAGTGGTGCGGCCCGCTGGTGATGCTGGCGGCGACGGCAATTCTTTCCAGTACCCTGCCTGCAGGCGAGGTCCGCATGAAAAGCGGCTTCGTCCTCCGCGGGACGCCGGTCGAAATGGCCGGCCTCAATCCCACCACCGAGCGGCAGAACAACCGCGGCCCCATTGCCCAGACACCACTGTGGATGGTCGATGACGGCGTCCGACGCTTCTTCGTCGGCTATCGGCAGGTAGAGCGGCCGGTCGATCGCGGCGGGCAGCTCCTGCAGTACGAAACCTTCGAACTCGAACATGTCGCCCGCTCGCGCGACATGACTCCTGCCTCGATCGGCGCGTTCGTCTCGAAGACCGAGTTCGACGAATTCGGCCGCCGCGTCGTAACGCTCGCCACCGAGCGCGGACCGGTGCACATCCATCAGGGCATCACACGGTTGCGGCCCGACTATGTGAAGGTCGAAAGCACGTCGCATCGCTGGGAGTACGGCCTCGACACGCCTACACTTCCCGCCGACGTTCTCGGAAAGATGCTCGACCAGGCGAGCGACGTGACGAACCACCGGGACCGCAAGGCGCGGGTCGTCTTCTTCCTGCAGGCCGAGATGTACCGCCAGGCCCGCGAAGAGGTGGCCGCCGTCCGCCGTGACTTCCCCGAAGATGCCGCCTGGGCCGACGAGACCGATCGACGGATTGTCCAGTTCGTCGCGCTGCGGGCGATGAACGAGCTGCAGCGGCGACAGGACGCCGGCCAGCATGCCACCGCCTACCAGTTCGCGAAGTCGCAGTTCCCGATCGAGCGGGTCGGTCCCGAAGCTCACGATGCCGCCCGGGAAATCGTCGCCGAGTACGAGCAGGCCCTTTCCCGTCGCGAGCGGATCCTCTTCCTGCTGGGAATGCTCGAGGTGGACGCGTCGGACGAACTGGTCCCACGACTGCGGGCGATGCGGGCGGCTGTACGGGACGAACTGCACTACGAGAACCTCGAACGGCTCGATCCGTTCCTTCGGGCCGAGGATGACGAGACCCTCTCGGCCGAACAGAAGCTGGCACTGGCGTACTCCGGCTGGCTGCTGGGAAGCGCGAATGCTCTGGTCGATCTGAAGGAAGCAGTCCGCCTGTGGGATGCGCGGTTCCTTGTGCTCGAGTACCTGCGGACAAACGATCCCTCCCGCCGCAATACTTTGCACTCTGACCTGAAGGCGCTGGAGGGGGTGAGCATCGAGCGGATCGCGGCGCTGGTGGACAATCTGCCGCTGCCGCTGGAAGCTCCGCCGCTGGACCCCGGCGCGATTTCGACGATCGATGTGCCGACGAAGGTGGGCGAAACGCCGATTCGTTATTCGATCCAGTTGCCCCCGGAGTATTCACCGCAGCACCGTTACCCGCTGTTGATCGTGATGCACGCGGAGGGGCGGACGCCCAACTACGAAGTTGCCTGGTGGGGCGGGACCGCCGATCAGCCCGGCTGGGCCCAGCGACGCGGCTACATCGTCATCGCGCCGCACTATGCGGAAGAGAAGCAGGGGAAGTACGACTACAACGTCGCGGTGCATACGCAGGTGCTCGAGTCTCTGCGCGACGTTCGCAAGCGGTTTCGGATCGATTCGGATCGCGTGTTTCTGGCCGGCCACGGCATGGGAGCGGATGCCTGCTTCGATATCGGCTTCTCGCATCCGCACGTCTTCGCAGGCGTCGTGCCGATCAACGGCTTCAGTGACCGGTACGCCAACTACTACTTCGAGAACGGCCCGGATCTGTCGTGGTACGTCGTCAACGGCGAACGGGACCGCAATGCGCTCGAGGAGAACGCCCGCGAACTGAATCACATGATGCGGCACGGCGTCGATGTCGTGTACTGCGAATACAAGTCCCGCGGATACGAAACGTACTTCGAAGAACTGGAGCGGATCTTCGACTGGATGGGGCTGCATCGCCGCGCGACATTTGTCCGCGAGTGGGAAGCCGAGATCCTCCGGCACGCCGATGCCGACATGTACTGGATCGCGCCACACGATCTGCCGGACAAGCTTCGCGAGCCGATCATCTGGGATCAGCCGCGGCGACGGATCCGGGCCATGCAGATGGAAGGGAAGGCGACGGTTGGCAATGCCGTGTACATCCGGCACCCCGGTCGCGGCACGACGATCTGGCTCGCTCCCGAACTGGTCGACTTCGACGAGAGGGTGAAGGTGAGCGTCAACGGTCGGGTGAAGTTCACCGGCTATTTGCAGCCCAGTATTGAAGCATTGCTGGATGACCTGCGGGTTCGCGGCGACCGCGAGCAGCTGTACTGGGCGAGGCTGGAGTATTAG
- a CDS encoding serine/threonine protein kinase, translated as MTADPKRRGASTAPDDVMEDTVVPQDSAGDLEATRPAGAGAAPRTPDPSQPRGGADETSANKTLGDFRLVKKLGQGGMGAVYLAHQISLDRPCALKVLSRDLAARPGFVERFVREARAMAKIDHANVVKCYAVGEDRGLHFVAMELIDGQSMKDWVEQIGKLSVADALHVILCCGEALEHAHSLNMIHRDIKPDNILVTSKGAVKVADLGLAKVLDEDMSMTQSGTGLGTPHYMPPEQARNAKYVDHRSDIYALGSTLYNLLTNDTPFSGDSVVELIAAKEKGQFTPARRKNSEIPERLDLMIDKAMAKDPRHRYQSVTEMMQDLESVRLAGESLSFITAEDKVVVRRSAASGVTPSPSMKSGVTRSPTPITPPRRPGGKSSAKSGVKKSSGKSPKSRTSTAGVAGMWFVRYTSSSGKVKVSKMSTPQVLTAMKTDKLDTKTRVAAKSSGPFLPLAQIPVFEDEAGRMLTRSKAKQRERNLAAEYQKIDRQYQRQKWWRLLARWRDSTLGLVGLIVYLAVIAAVVAAAIWFVPILWRMIAEQFNLG; from the coding sequence ATGACTGCCGACCCGAAGCGTCGCGGTGCGTCGACTGCGCCGGATGACGTGATGGAGGATACCGTCGTGCCACAGGACTCGGCCGGAGATCTTGAGGCGACCCGGCCGGCCGGCGCCGGTGCTGCGCCTCGCACGCCTGATCCATCCCAGCCACGGGGAGGAGCGGACGAAACGTCCGCCAACAAAACCCTTGGTGATTTCCGGCTGGTGAAGAAGCTCGGCCAGGGAGGGATGGGAGCCGTCTATCTCGCCCACCAGATCAGCCTCGACCGGCCCTGTGCTCTCAAGGTGCTCTCCCGCGATCTGGCGGCCCGTCCCGGGTTTGTCGAACGCTTCGTCCGCGAAGCACGGGCGATGGCGAAGATTGATCATGCCAATGTCGTCAAATGCTACGCCGTCGGTGAAGACCGCGGACTGCACTTCGTGGCGATGGAGCTGATCGACGGCCAGAGCATGAAGGACTGGGTGGAGCAGATCGGCAAGCTCAGCGTCGCCGACGCGCTGCACGTCATCCTCTGCTGCGGCGAAGCGCTGGAGCATGCCCACTCGCTGAACATGATCCATCGGGACATCAAGCCGGACAATATCCTCGTCACCAGCAAAGGTGCGGTGAAAGTTGCGGACCTCGGGCTGGCCAAGGTACTGGACGAGGACATGTCGATGACGCAGAGCGGGACCGGGCTGGGGACTCCGCACTACATGCCGCCCGAGCAGGCCCGCAATGCGAAATACGTCGATCATCGCAGCGACATCTACGCCCTGGGCAGCACACTGTACAACCTGCTGACCAACGACACGCCGTTCAGCGGCGACTCGGTCGTCGAACTGATTGCCGCCAAGGAGAAAGGCCAGTTCACGCCCGCCCGCCGCAAGAACTCCGAAATCCCCGAACGTCTCGATCTGATGATCGACAAGGCGATGGCGAAGGATCCAAGGCATCGGTACCAGTCGGTGACCGAGATGATGCAGGATCTCGAGTCCGTGCGGCTGGCCGGCGAGTCTCTCTCGTTCATCACCGCCGAAGACAAGGTCGTCGTTCGGCGAAGTGCGGCATCGGGAGTGACTCCGTCCCCGTCGATGAAGAGCGGCGTGACGCGGTCTCCGACGCCCATCACTCCACCCCGGCGACCAGGCGGGAAGTCTTCTGCGAAATCGGGGGTAAAGAAGAGTAGTGGGAAGTCGCCGAAGTCCCGGACGTCGACGGCCGGTGTGGCCGGGATGTGGTTCGTGCGCTACACCTCCAGCAGCGGCAAAGTCAAAGTCAGCAAGATGTCGACGCCGCAGGTCCTCACCGCCATGAAGACCGACAAGCTGGATACGAAAACGCGCGTTGCAGCGAAGTCCTCGGGGCCGTTCCTGCCGCTTGCTCAGATCCCGGTCTTTGAAGACGAAGCGGGGCGGATGCTCACGCGGAGCAAGGCGAAACAGCGGGAACGCAATCTCGCCGCCGAATATCAGAAGATCGACCGTCAGTATCAGCGGCAGAAGTGGTGGCGACTGCTCGCCCGCTGGCGGGACAGCACGCTCGGCCTGGTCGGCCTGATTGTCTACCTGGCCGTCATCGCCGCCGTCGTGGCTGCTGCGATCTGGTTCGTGCCGATCCTGTGGCGAATGATCGCCGAGCAGTTCAACCTCGGCTGA
- a CDS encoding formylglycine-generating enzyme family protein: protein MTKQVWMIAVATLVMCGALIIAALVPTESSSKTGIGAPLLTEEPAETPPGMVWIPGGQFVMGTDRLPGPGQANVDHIKPDEYPAHDVELDGFWMDETPVTNRQFAEFVEMTGYVTFAERKPTREDFARSGVDVSRIRDEDLIAGSMCFKAEFDKDGLIRDVPGWEYQVWQVVEGANWRHPEGPGSTIEDRMDHPVVHVNWDDAMTYCKWAGKRLPTEAEYEYASSCGDDRKYPWGNDLLPGGEYQCNFWQGEFPVDRQNLDGHLTTSPVKAFPPNDFGLYDISGNVWEWCHDLFHAEYYSVSPRRNPKGPTTSYDPQEPGIVKRVQRGGSFMCNTNSCTGYRCSARMRGEVTSGSFHNGFRCVVDATMIDEYRAAQERIAAWRKTQVAAAPDAATPR from the coding sequence ATGACCAAGCAAGTCTGGATGATTGCCGTCGCCACTCTGGTGATGTGCGGTGCGCTGATTATTGCGGCTCTCGTGCCGACCGAATCATCGTCGAAGACGGGGATCGGTGCTCCGCTGCTGACCGAGGAACCGGCCGAGACGCCACCCGGCATGGTCTGGATCCCGGGAGGGCAGTTCGTCATGGGGACCGATCGTCTCCCTGGCCCGGGGCAGGCGAATGTCGATCACATCAAGCCGGACGAGTACCCCGCTCACGACGTTGAGCTGGACGGCTTCTGGATGGACGAAACGCCGGTCACCAATCGTCAGTTCGCCGAATTCGTCGAGATGACCGGCTACGTCACCTTCGCCGAGCGAAAGCCGACCCGCGAAGACTTCGCCCGTTCGGGCGTCGACGTCAGCCGGATCCGTGACGAGGATCTCATTGCCGGCTCAATGTGCTTCAAGGCCGAGTTCGACAAGGATGGACTGATCCGGGACGTGCCGGGCTGGGAATATCAGGTCTGGCAGGTCGTGGAAGGGGCGAACTGGCGACATCCGGAGGGGCCCGGCTCGACCATCGAGGATCGCATGGATCACCCGGTCGTCCACGTCAACTGGGACGATGCGATGACCTACTGCAAGTGGGCCGGCAAGCGGCTGCCGACTGAGGCCGAGTACGAATACGCCTCCTCGTGCGGGGACGACCGCAAGTATCCCTGGGGGAATGACCTGTTGCCGGGCGGCGAGTATCAGTGCAACTTCTGGCAGGGGGAGTTCCCCGTCGATCGGCAGAACCTCGACGGTCACCTGACGACCTCGCCGGTGAAGGCCTTCCCGCCGAACGATTTCGGCCTGTACGACATCTCCGGCAACGTCTGGGAGTGGTGCCACGACCTGTTCCACGCCGAGTACTACTCCGTCAGCCCGCGAAGGAATCCGAAGGGGCCGACGACCAGCTACGATCCGCAGGAACCGGGCATCGTCAAACGGGTGCAGCGGGGTGGTTCGTTCATGTGCAATACGAACAGCTGCACGGGGTATCGGTGTTCGGCCCGCATGCGGGGAGAAGTGACGTCCGGCAGCTTCCATAACGGGTTTCGCTGCGTGGTCGACGCCACGATGATCGATGAGTACCGCGCCGCGCAGGAGCGGATTGCCGCCTGGCGGAAGACACAGGTGGCAGCCGCGCCCGATGCCGCGACGCCCCGGTAA
- the mog gene encoding molybdopterin adenylyltransferase: protein MSEARIGIVTVSDRASRGEYEDRGGPAIREYLTEVMATPWEAVARVVPDERPVLEETLIELCDREECCLIVTTGGTGPAQRDITPEATETVCDKMMPGFGELMRKVSLEKVPTAILSRQTAGIRGSALIINLPGQPKAIRECLDAVMPAVPYCVELIEGPYIETDPDQVVAFRPKKK from the coding sequence ATGTCAGAAGCTCGCATAGGAATCGTCACGGTCTCCGATCGTGCCAGCCGCGGAGAGTACGAAGATCGGGGCGGACCGGCGATTCGGGAATACCTCACCGAAGTGATGGCCACGCCGTGGGAGGCGGTCGCCCGCGTCGTCCCCGACGAACGACCCGTTCTCGAAGAGACGCTGATCGAACTGTGTGACCGCGAAGAGTGCTGTCTGATCGTCACGACCGGCGGCACGGGGCCGGCGCAGCGGGACATTACACCCGAAGCAACGGAAACCGTCTGCGACAAGATGATGCCCGGCTTCGGTGAGCTGATGCGGAAGGTCTCGCTGGAGAAGGTGCCGACCGCGATCCTGTCGCGACAGACGGCGGGGATACGCGGGAGCGCACTGATCATTAACCTTCCCGGTCAGCCGAAGGCCATTCGCGAATGCCTCGATGCCGTCATGCCGGCCGTTCCCTACTGCGTTGAGTTGATTGAAGGACCGTACATCGAGACCGACCCGGATCAGGTCGTCGCATTTCGGCCGAAGAAGAAATAG
- a CDS encoding aldose epimerase family protein codes for MNVHGESWGQTPDGQDVKLYTLTNDNGMSVQLSSLGAAIIEVHVPDRDGNPANVNLRAPNLDDYVDNPSGFGVIVGRYANRIARGRFMLDGNTCELAVNNGPNHLHGGIRGFQHKVWTPIVIDGLQLPGQDQTELIGVGFHYESADGEEGYPGKVSVLVSYTLHRDNRLTLSYQAEADAPTVINLTNHAYWNLGGAGSGDVLDHELQISADRYLDFDENVLPTGEILPVAGSPFDFSTTTPIGRNIEQAGGYDLCYAINEWDQTLRHAATARDPKTGRVMEVHTTEPGVQLYTAEHFDSSAGSAGYAARHAFCLECQHFPDSPHHEDFPSTVLRPGEQYSQITEHRFSVD; via the coding sequence ATGAACGTTCACGGCGAATCCTGGGGACAGACACCCGACGGGCAGGACGTCAAGCTGTACACCCTGACGAACGACAACGGGATGTCGGTCCAGCTGAGCAGTCTGGGAGCGGCGATCATCGAGGTGCATGTCCCCGACCGGGACGGCAACCCGGCCAACGTCAATCTGAGAGCTCCGAACCTCGATGACTACGTCGACAATCCTTCGGGGTTCGGCGTGATCGTCGGACGCTACGCCAACCGCATCGCACGCGGCCGCTTCATGCTGGATGGCAACACTTGCGAGCTGGCCGTCAACAACGGCCCGAACCACCTGCACGGCGGAATCCGCGGCTTTCAGCACAAGGTCTGGACGCCCATCGTCATCGACGGGCTGCAACTCCCCGGACAGGATCAGACGGAACTGATCGGCGTCGGCTTCCACTACGAGAGTGCCGACGGCGAGGAGGGCTACCCCGGCAAGGTCTCGGTGCTCGTCAGTTATACGCTGCACCGCGACAACCGATTGACGCTTTCGTACCAGGCCGAGGCAGACGCCCCCACGGTCATCAACCTGACCAACCACGCCTACTGGAACCTCGGCGGAGCCGGCTCCGGTGATGTGCTCGATCACGAACTGCAGATCTCTGCCGACCGCTACCTCGACTTCGACGAAAACGTTTTGCCGACCGGCGAGATTCTGCCGGTGGCGGGCTCACCGTTCGACTTCTCGACGACCACTCCGATCGGTCGGAACATCGAGCAGGCGGGCGGATACGACCTCTGCTATGCGATCAACGAGTGGGACCAGACGCTGCGGCATGCGGCGACGGCGCGCGACCCGAAGACCGGTCGCGTGATGGAGGTCCACACCACCGAGCCGGGCGTGCAGCTCTACACGGCCGAGCACTTCGACAGTTCGGCGGGGAGCGCGGGCTACGCGGCGCGGCACGCGTTCTGCCTGGAATGTCAGCACTTCCCGGATTCGCCGCATCACGAAGATTTCCCCTCGACCGTTCTGCGTCCCGGCGAACAATACTCACAGATCACCGAGCATCGGTTCAGCGTGGACTGA
- the ald gene encoding alanine dehydrogenase, with protein sequence MIVGVPREIKQDEYRVGMLPVGVEELTRAGHRVLVEAGAGQGSGIPDEQYAIQGAEIVESAEEVYGQAEMIVKVKEPQPEEIALLRPEQIMFTYFHFAADEELTKAVQESRITAVAYETLRGPTGNLPCLTPMSEVAGRMSIQEGAKYLESPQLGRGILLGGVPGVPPAHILILGGGVVGKNAAQIAAGFQADVVIMDVNVDRLRYLEDIMPANVNTLFSDRHNIREQLQLADLVVGAVLIPGARAPMLVTASDLELMKPGSVIIDVCIDQGGCLETSRPTTHSDPTYVVDGIVHYCVTNMPGAVGRTSTYALCNVTFPYAHRIANLGLREACAQDAGLSEAINMHNGHIVNKAVAETFGTEAADFE encoded by the coding sequence ATGATTGTCGGAGTGCCTCGCGAGATCAAACAGGACGAGTACCGGGTCGGAATGCTTCCCGTCGGCGTCGAGGAGCTGACGCGGGCCGGCCATCGTGTGCTCGTCGAAGCGGGGGCCGGGCAGGGGAGCGGCATCCCCGACGAGCAGTACGCCATCCAGGGGGCCGAGATCGTCGAAAGCGCCGAGGAGGTGTACGGCCAGGCGGAGATGATCGTCAAGGTGAAGGAACCCCAGCCCGAAGAGATCGCGTTGCTCCGCCCCGAACAGATCATGTTCACTTACTTCCACTTCGCCGCCGACGAAGAGCTGACGAAGGCGGTCCAGGAAAGCCGCATCACGGCGGTCGCCTACGAGACGCTGCGTGGTCCGACCGGCAACCTTCCCTGCCTGACGCCGATGAGCGAAGTCGCCGGCCGCATGAGCATCCAGGAAGGGGCCAAGTACCTGGAGAGTCCGCAGCTGGGACGGGGGATTCTGCTGGGCGGAGTGCCGGGCGTCCCGCCGGCTCATATCCTCATCCTCGGCGGTGGTGTCGTGGGGAAGAACGCGGCCCAGATTGCGGCCGGCTTTCAGGCGGATGTCGTCATCATGGACGTCAACGTCGACCGGTTGCGGTATCTGGAAGACATCATGCCGGCGAACGTCAACACGCTGTTCAGCGATCGCCACAACATTCGCGAGCAGTTGCAGCTGGCCGATCTGGTCGTCGGTGCCGTGCTGATTCCCGGAGCGCGCGCTCCCATGCTGGTGACGGCCAGCGATCTGGAACTGATGAAGCCGGGCTCCGTCATCATCGACGTCTGCATCGACCAGGGAGGTTGCCTGGAGACGAGCCGGCCGACGACCCACTCGGACCCCACCTATGTCGTGGACGGCATCGTTCACTACTGCGTCACGAACATGCCGGGGGCCGTGGGGCGGACCAGCACGTACGCTTTGTGCAACGTCACCTTCCCGTATGCACACCGCATCGCCAATCTCGGGTTGCGGGAGGCATGTGCCCAGGACGCCGGCCTGTCCGAAGCGATCAACATGCACAACGGGCATATCGTCAATAAGGCGGTCGCCGAAACGTTTGGAACTGAAGCGGCCGACTTCGAGTAA